The following is a genomic window from Ethanoligenens harbinense YUAN-3.
TATGCCGCCGCCATGCTGTCCTATCAGCGCGCGGGGAAAAACGCGCACGACGACGCGCCGGACGCCACCACCGGCGTTGCCGAAACCATGCTGCTTTTACAGGAGGGATAACAAATGGGATGGATGTCCGATATGGAGCAAACCCTGTCCGCCGTCCGGCAGCGCATCGTGTCCAAGCTGCGTTTTCAGCCCGCCGGCGCCTTTTCCGCCACCATTTACGAGCCGTACAGCCACGCGGCCAACGTCGCCAAAAACCGCATCTGGTATCGCGGCGAGCCGTCGGAGCTGTTCCAGTTTTATAAAAGCTGCGCGGCCTCCGCAGCGGGCGACGGGGTCAACCGCTCGCGCTTCTGGGCGGCTGTGCCCTCGCGCGGCATGCAGATCCGCAAGATTCACACCGGCCTGCCCGCTCTCTGCGTGGACAAGCTGGCCGACATCGTGGCCACCGACATGCAGCCCGTCGCGTTTTCGGGGCCAAACGCCGTCGAGGCGCAGGCAAGATGGAACCGCATCGCCGCCGCGAACGATTTTGCCGAGCTGGTGCGCCGCGCCGTGGTAGAGACCGACGTGACCGGCGACGGCGCGTTCAAAATTTCTTATGATCCCGGCGTCTCTCCCCTGCCGCTGCTTGAGTTCTACAGCGGCGAACAGGTCAGCTATACCACCGTGCGCGGCCAGATCACCGAAGTGCTTTTCTACACACAAAAAGAGCTGGACGGGCAGCGTTTTCAGTTCACCGAAACCTACGGCCCCGGCTTTGTGCGCTATGCGCTCTGCGACCGGCTGGGCCGTCCGGCCGACGCCGCGGCGTTTCACGAGCTTGCGGATCTCAAGCCGGTCGCATGGGCCGCGCCGGTCATGTGGGCCGTGCCGCTCGCTTTTGCCCATTCCCCCATGTTTCCGGGCCGGGGCCGCAGCGTGTTCGACGGCAAATGCGACATGTTCGACGCGCTCGACGAGGACATCAGCCAATGGACGGACGCGGTGCGCGCGGGCCGGGCGGCGCGGTATATCCCGCTCGACCTCATCCCGCGGGATACATCGACCGGCGCGCCCATCGAACCGAATCCCTTTGATAATCAGTTCATCGCCGTGCGCGGAACCATGTCCGAGACGCAAAACGGGCAGGTGCAGGTCGTCCAGCCGGAGATCCGCAGCGACGCCTACCGCCGGAAATACGCCGCCGATCTGGAGATCGCCCTCATGGGCCTGCTCTCTCCGTCCACGCTCGGTCTCGGCATGGAGCAGCGCGATAACGCCTCCGCCCAGCGCGAAAAAGAAAAAACCACGCTGTACAGCCGCGCCAAACGTGTGGCCGCTCTGGAGCAGGCGCTTCCAAAGCTGGCAAAAGCCGCGCTTGCCGTCGAGGACATCCTCGCGGGGCGGGCCGTCGGGCAGTATGCCTGCACCGTCAGTTGGGGGGAATACGCCAACCCGTCGTTTGAAAGCGTCGCCGCCACCGTCGGGCAGGCCAGACAAGCGGGCGTGCTCTCCATCGAGCGCGCGGTGGAAGAACTCTATGGCCATAACATGAGCACGGAGGAAAAGCGGCAGGAAGTCGCGCGCATCAAAGAAGAACGCGCGCCCGCCAAACAGAACACATAAAAGCAGATGTTCCCGCCACCCGCGCCCGCGTCCAAAGCGGCTGAAGACGAAAAAAGCTGCGCGCCGCCCGCCGGGCGAAAACGGCAGAGCACCCACCGCGACCAAAGGAGGAACTCATGGCAGATCATCGGGAAGAAAACGCGGCGCCGGATATCCCGGCCGCAGCCCGGACGGATGAAAAGCGCTATACCCAAAAAGAGCTTGACACCGCCGTCGAAAAGCGGCTGGCCGAGGAGCGGCGCAAGGCTCCCGGCCGCCTCGCCAAAGCCAACCGGCGGCACCTCGCCGCCGAGGCCAAACTCGCCGCCGTCACCCTCGGCGTGCCGCCAAAGCGCGCCGCCTACGCCGCCAAGCTGGCCGATCTCGCCGCCGTGCCCGTGGATGAGGAAACCGGGCCGGACGCTGCCGCCGTCAAAAAAGCCGTGCAGACCGTGCTGGCGGACATTCCGGAGCTGAAACTCTCCGCACAGGATGAAAAAGCCCCCGGCCTGCGCATCGGCGCAAACAGCACTCCTTCACACCGGGAAAGCGCCGCGCCCGCGGCCTCCCGCGTCAAACCGTGGAATAAATTCCGCGGCTAACCGTCCGAATACAACGCGGCATCCCGCATGCCGCCCCGCAAAGGAGGAACTACCATGGCACTCAATTATGCCGAGCAGTGGAACAATGAACTGTTGGACATTTTCGCGCAGGAAGCGCTCTGTTCCCCGTTTATCACCACCAATGTGCGCTGGCTTTCGGCCCGCGTGTTCCACTTCACCCAGATGAGCACCAGCGGCTTCGGCGCGCATAAGCGCAGCGGCGGCTGGAATACCGGCACCTTCACGCAGGCCGACAACACCTATACCGTCGGCTTCGACCGCGACATCCAGTTTCTCGTGGACAAGGCCGACGTAGACGAAACCAACGAGGTCGCTTCCATCCGCAACATCTCCGACGTGTTCCAGAAAACGCAGGCCGTCCCGGAGCTCTGCGCCTATTTTTTCTCCCGCGTGGCGCAGGCCGCGCAGGCACAGAGCGGCTACCACTCCGCCACCGCCGCGTCGGACAATGCCTTTTCGCCCGCCAATGTGTTTGAAACGCTCAAAGGCTTCCTTGCCGCCGGCAAACTGCGCCGCTATCGGGCGCGCGGCGCGCTCGTCATGTACGTCACCAGTGCCGTAATGAGCGCACTCGAGCAGTCGCCCCTGTTCACCCGGCAGATCAATATGACCGCCCTCACCAACGACGGCGTCGGGCTGGAAACGCGCGTGACCAACATTGACGGCGTACCGGTGGTTGAGGTCATCGACGACGAGCGATTTTACGACAAATTCGATTTCACGTCCGGCTTCGCACCGGTGGCGCACACCGCTTCCGTCACCGGCTCGCATAAGATTAACGTTCTCATCGCGTCCCAGCTCACCACCTTCTGCGTGCCCAAAATTTCCAGCATCTATTTCTTTGCGCCCGGCACGCACACCGAGGGCGACGGTTATCTCTACCAGAACCGGCAGCTTTCCGACGTGTTCGTCTTCCCCAACGGCAAAGACAACGCCATTGACAGCGTCTATGTCGATGTGGACACGGCGGAGTATGGCGCATAACCTTTCCAAAACGCGGGCGAAGGAGGTTTTCCCATGGCTTATGCGGATACGGATTTTTACACAAATACCTACGGCGGCACGCTGCCCGCCGGCACCGCGCTTGAAAACCTGCTGGCGCGCGCCACCGACGACATCGACAGCGCGGTGTATGGGCACATCGGCGCGCAGGGCGGCTTCGCGGCTCTTACGGCGTTCTGCCAAAGGCAGGTGCAGTTTGCCGTCTGCGCGCAGGCCGACCACCTGCAAGCCGCCGGCGGCCTTGCCGATCTGGCCGGCGTGGACAGCTATCAGGTCGGAGATGTGTCCCTAAAACTGCAAAGCGGCAGTTTCCCCCGGCTCGCGCCGCGCGCGCGGCGCTATCTCGAACCCACGTCGCTGCTCTGTCGGGGGGTGTGACCATGCGTGTGCCGTACATCGCACAGATTTGGGATACCACGCCCGTCACCGTCCGTCTTACCGACGGACTGACGGAGGGCGGCGCGCCGCAGGAAGCCGTCTCCTACACCGGCAAATGCAATTTTTCGGAGGTTGCCAAAACCAAACGGCAGGCCGACGGCACGCTCGTGCAGTTGGCCGCCCGCCTCACCATCGGCGGGGACATCGCGCCCGGGCTGCCGGTGCTGACCGGCTGCGTGGAAATCGGCGGGCGAACCTGGCAGATTGTCACGGCCGCCCGCCCGCGCAACCCGGACGGCACCGTGCATCACACGGCGCTGGGCCTTGCCTGAACAAAAGAAGGCGAACGGCATGGTATCCATCAGCCTGCAATCGAATGCTCTGGAGCAGTTGAAAACCGCGCTCACACGCGCCCTTGCGCAAACCGCCGAGGCGATCCTCGCCCGGGAGCGGGCCGATGCCGTCATCCCCATGGACAGTGGGCGGATGCAAAACCGGCAGACTTTTGTGGACGCCGCCCGCGCACGGAACGGCATCGTGGAGATCGTGACCGACGCGCCGCAGGCCGCCCGCCTGTATTTTCATCCTACGTATCACTTCCGCCGTGATAAAAACGCCAACGCGCGCGGCGAATGGTGGGAACCGTGGATAAGCGGCAGCCGCCGCGGTGAAGCCGCCGGGCTGTTTGCCTTGTCCGTTCAAACACTTGCAAAGGAGATTTTGCGATGATGCATGTATCCGATGTCATCGGCTGGCTCAAGACCAAATACCCCGGGACCGGGGTGTTCCACAGCGCCATTCCAAAGCGCGAACCCTTCTGCCTCGGCGTTTATCCCAAGCAGCGAGGCGCT
Proteins encoded in this region:
- a CDS encoding putative phage minor capsid protein gives rise to the protein MGWMSDMEQTLSAVRQRIVSKLRFQPAGAFSATIYEPYSHAANVAKNRIWYRGEPSELFQFYKSCAASAAGDGVNRSRFWAAVPSRGMQIRKIHTGLPALCVDKLADIVATDMQPVAFSGPNAVEAQARWNRIAAANDFAELVRRAVVETDVTGDGAFKISYDPGVSPLPLLEFYSGEQVSYTTVRGQITEVLFYTQKELDGQRFQFTETYGPGFVRYALCDRLGRPADAAAFHELADLKPVAWAAPVMWAVPLAFAHSPMFPGRGRSVFDGKCDMFDALDEDISQWTDAVRAGRAARYIPLDLIPRDTSTGAPIEPNPFDNQFIAVRGTMSETQNGQVQVVQPEIRSDAYRRKYAADLEIALMGLLSPSTLGLGMEQRDNASAQREKEKTTLYSRAKRVAALEQALPKLAKAALAVEDILAGRAVGQYACTVSWGEYANPSFESVAATVGQARQAGVLSIERAVEELYGHNMSTEEKRQEVARIKEERAPAKQNT